A part of Pararoseomonas sp. SCSIO 73927 genomic DNA contains:
- a CDS encoding nucleotidyltransferase domain-containing protein, translated as MTPPVRLTGAEVASIKRIVAERFGPAATVRVFGSRTRLEVRGGDLDLLVEVPESVDEAVAIRAGAAIEAALDELSTDLILRPLTRPPSRIERVAAETGVLL; from the coding sequence GTGACGCCGCCGGTCCGCCTGACGGGTGCCGAGGTGGCCTCCATCAAGCGGATCGTGGCCGAGCGCTTCGGCCCCGCGGCAACGGTGCGCGTCTTCGGGTCCCGCACGCGTTTGGAAGTGCGCGGCGGCGACCTGGACCTGCTGGTGGAGGTGCCGGAATCGGTGGACGAGGCCGTGGCCATCCGCGCCGGCGCGGCGATCGAGGCGGCGCTGGACGAACTCTCCACCGACCTCATCCTGCGCCCACTGACCCGCCCGCCGAGCCGGATCGAGCGCGTGGCGGCCGAGACCGGGGTTCTGCTCTGA
- a CDS encoding TRAP transporter substrate-binding protein has translation MRETPPRLLRLLGAFFGGAALLALAGAGGAAAQEPLRLRVVGGLGGVSQYTRHEEPFWRERVPELTRGRVVAEITPSDRSGIPPDAMLARIGRGDVPFGTILLAGAAAEEPEFQALDLPLQNPDIAALRRTVGLYRPHLQRLLAERYGVELLSVLTYPAQVVWCRQPFASLKDLAGRRIRISSLGQGEVFEALGATPVSVPFAGMVGAMRDGAVECAVTGALSGGAIGLQAVSTHIQDMALSWGVSIFVANRAAWNALPEDLRAPLRAGLGELEAAIWASVEGETAEGMRCATGAAGCTGTAGRLTAVPMTSDDAELRRGLLNWTVLPRWIDRCGPDCAAVWNASLAAGSGVQAHAR, from the coding sequence ATGCGCGAAACGCCCCCCCGCCTTCTCCGCCTGCTCGGCGCTTTCTTCGGCGGGGCGGCGCTGCTGGCCCTCGCCGGCGCGGGCGGCGCGGCGGCGCAGGAGCCGCTGCGGCTGCGCGTGGTGGGCGGCCTCGGCGGCGTCTCCCAGTACACGCGCCACGAGGAGCCCTTCTGGCGGGAGCGCGTGCCGGAGCTGACGCGGGGCCGGGTGGTGGCGGAGATCACCCCATCGGACCGCTCGGGCATCCCGCCGGACGCGATGCTGGCGCGGATCGGGCGCGGGGACGTGCCCTTCGGCACCATCCTGCTGGCCGGGGCCGCGGCGGAGGAGCCGGAGTTCCAGGCGCTGGACCTGCCCCTGCAGAACCCGGACATCGCGGCGCTGCGCCGGACCGTGGGGCTCTACCGTCCCCACCTCCAGCGCCTGCTGGCGGAACGTTACGGGGTGGAGCTGCTCAGCGTCCTCACCTATCCCGCCCAGGTCGTCTGGTGCCGCCAGCCCTTCGCCTCGCTGAAGGACCTCGCGGGGCGGCGCATCCGCATCTCCTCCCTCGGCCAGGGCGAGGTCTTCGAGGCGCTCGGCGCCACCCCGGTCTCCGTGCCCTTCGCCGGCATGGTGGGGGCCATGCGGGACGGGGCGGTGGAGTGCGCCGTGACCGGCGCGCTCTCCGGCGGCGCCATCGGACTGCAGGCGGTTTCCACGCACATCCAGGACATGGCGCTGAGCTGGGGCGTCTCCATCTTCGTCGCCAACCGCGCGGCCTGGAACGCCCTGCCGGAGGATCTCCGCGCGCCGCTGCGCGCGGGGCTGGGCGAGCTGGAGGCGGCCATCTGGGCGAGCGTCGAGGGCGAGACGGCGGAGGGGATGCGCTGCGCCACGGGCGCGGCGGGATGCACCGGCACGGCGGGCCGCCTGACCGCCGTGCCGATGACGTCCGACGACGCGGAGCTGCGGCGCGGCCTCCTCAACTGGACCGTGCTGCCGCGCTGGATCGACCGCTGCGGGCCGGACTGCGCCGCGGTGTGGAATGCCTCCCTCGCCGCCGGGTCGGGGGTCCAGGCCCATGCCCGCTGA
- a CDS encoding 50S ribosomal protein L11 methyltransferase: MAAHTAIAHPPLVPEISLYLATEITPIWQATEAWLGEQGIEPPFWAFAWPGSQALARWVLDDPLPVAGKRVLDFAAGGGLAAIAAARAGAAVVEAAEIDPLAHAATRLNAGLNGVAVLEAQGDVVGSPGRWDTILAGDVCYEAPMTNHILPWLRRLAADGATVILADPGRAYLPGAGLLPVARYTVPVTRELEDREERGVTLFRIQQ, encoded by the coding sequence GTGGCCGCCCATACCGCGATCGCCCACCCGCCCCTGGTGCCGGAGATTTCGCTCTACCTCGCCACCGAGATCACCCCGATCTGGCAGGCCACCGAGGCCTGGCTGGGGGAGCAGGGAATCGAGCCGCCCTTCTGGGCCTTCGCCTGGCCCGGCAGCCAGGCCCTGGCGCGCTGGGTGCTGGACGACCCCCTCCCCGTGGCGGGAAAGCGGGTGCTCGACTTCGCCGCCGGCGGGGGCTTGGCCGCCATTGCCGCCGCGCGGGCCGGGGCGGCGGTGGTGGAGGCGGCCGAGATCGACCCGCTGGCCCATGCCGCCACCCGCCTCAACGCAGGTTTGAACGGCGTGGCCGTGCTGGAGGCGCAGGGGGACGTTGTCGGCAGCCCCGGCCGCTGGGATACGATCCTCGCCGGGGATGTCTGCTACGAGGCGCCGATGACGAACCACATCCTGCCCTGGCTTCGCCGCCTGGCCGCGGATGGGGCGACCGTGATCCTGGCCGATCCAGGTCGCGCCTACCTTCCCGGCGCCGGGCTCCTCCCCGTCGCGCGCTACACCGTGCCGGTGACGCGGGAGCTGGAGGACCGGGAGGAACGGGGGGTGACCCTCTTCCGGATTCAGCAGTGA
- a CDS encoding GNAT family N-acetyltransferase: MRPARPDEAEAIRALVQRAYAPYVPLIGRRPAPMDDDFAARIAQRQAHVMERDGVVIALAVIEARADHLWIENLAVEPGLHGGGIGRALLAFAEAEARRLGLPELRLLTNARMERNRAVYARAGFRETEEREEHGLHRVYMARRLNPA; the protein is encoded by the coding sequence ATGCGCCCTGCGAGGCCCGACGAGGCGGAGGCAATCCGCGCGCTGGTGCAGCGGGCCTATGCCCCCTACGTCCCGCTGATCGGCCGCCGCCCCGCACCGATGGACGACGACTTCGCCGCGCGGATCGCGCAGAGGCAGGCGCACGTGATGGAGCGGGACGGCGTCGTCATCGCCCTGGCGGTGATCGAGGCCCGCGCGGACCACCTCTGGATCGAGAACTTGGCGGTGGAGCCCGGGCTGCACGGCGGCGGCATCGGCCGAGCCCTGCTCGCCTTCGCGGAGGCGGAGGCGCGACGGCTGGGCCTGCCGGAGCTGCGGCTGCTGACGAATGCGCGGATGGAGCGCAACCGCGCCGTCTACGCCCGGGCCGGCTTCCGGGAGACGGAGGAGCGGGAGGAGCACGGCCTCCACCGCGTCTACATGGCCCGACGCCTGAACCCGGCCTGA
- a CDS encoding methyl-accepting chemotaxis protein has protein sequence MPADPPARRRLTAWSGRISVRAAGIVLLMLVVLGTLSGGAALLGARQAAIIEELGIRQRGQTEAVDGFASALFAFSGFLSNVALGEVRPAVAARRVTRQAELLTAEYDRLIERIGGRLDPLLVTLTRDMARRMGPLAEEMRQAFAEERRERYAPLNDAWRVRAVTFDSLVDEARRVVRDEAAGNLDRAAGVARTAQVVNAAGLAVGLVGLLLTWLVLVRLTARPLARVAGAMERLAHGQAEAEVPETARRDQVGEMARALLVFRDNLLTTRRLGEQALDGARRTAVATTQASDAIGQISDGAMTQLAELNHLAEALTHSRDAIRSVGGITQGSHETTKAARHLLAESLTKIAGLVDVVDSVGEDTERVTRIANTIGRIATQTNILAINAAIEAARAGEHGRGLSVVAEEVRALAVNTEALAQEIADAVVRAGTRAREGRQNAAAVGEAMDELERLVGESARLSGATAIAMEQQEATVGSIAERVGVLTRIGQSNATSAEEITVTMIDLSRLADETRAAVETVAAEGR, from the coding sequence ATGCCCGCTGATCCGCCGGCGCGACGACGCCTGACGGCCTGGAGCGGGCGGATCAGCGTCCGTGCCGCGGGGATCGTGCTGCTGATGCTGGTGGTGCTGGGCACCCTCTCCGGCGGGGCGGCGCTTCTCGGGGCGCGGCAGGCGGCCATCATCGAGGAGCTGGGCATCCGCCAGCGCGGCCAGACGGAGGCGGTGGACGGCTTCGCCAGCGCCCTGTTCGCCTTCAGCGGCTTTCTCTCCAACGTCGCGCTGGGGGAGGTGCGGCCGGCCGTGGCCGCCCGGCGCGTGACGCGGCAGGCCGAGCTGCTGACGGCGGAGTACGACCGGCTGATCGAGCGCATCGGCGGCCGGCTGGACCCGCTGCTGGTCACACTCACGCGGGACATGGCCCGGCGCATGGGGCCGCTGGCGGAGGAGATGCGCCAGGCCTTCGCCGAGGAGCGGCGGGAGCGCTACGCCCCGCTGAACGATGCCTGGCGCGTGCGCGCCGTGACCTTCGACAGCCTGGTGGACGAGGCCCGCCGCGTGGTGCGCGACGAGGCGGCCGGGAACCTGGACCGGGCGGCGGGGGTGGCGCGGACGGCGCAGGTGGTGAACGCCGCCGGGCTGGCCGTGGGGCTGGTCGGGCTGCTGCTCACCTGGCTCGTCCTCGTCCGCCTCACCGCGCGCCCGCTGGCGCGGGTGGCGGGCGCGATGGAGCGGCTAGCGCACGGGCAGGCGGAGGCCGAGGTGCCGGAGACGGCTCGCCGCGACCAGGTGGGCGAGATGGCGCGCGCGCTGCTGGTGTTCCGCGACAACCTCCTCACCACGCGCCGCCTCGGCGAGCAGGCGCTGGACGGCGCGCGGCGCACGGCGGTGGCGACCACCCAGGCCTCCGACGCGATCGGGCAGATCTCGGACGGCGCGATGACGCAGCTGGCGGAGCTGAACCACCTGGCGGAGGCGCTGACCCATAGCCGCGACGCGATCCGCTCCGTCGGCGGCATCACGCAGGGGTCCCACGAGACGACGAAGGCCGCCCGGCACCTGCTGGCGGAGAGCCTGACGAAGATCGCGGGGCTGGTGGACGTGGTGGATTCCGTGGGCGAGGACACGGAGCGGGTGACGCGGATCGCCAACACCATCGGCCGGATCGCGACGCAGACGAACATCCTGGCGATCAACGCCGCCATCGAGGCGGCGCGGGCCGGGGAGCACGGCCGCGGCCTCTCCGTAGTGGCGGAGGAGGTGCGGGCGCTTGCGGTGAACACGGAGGCGCTGGCGCAGGAGATCGCGGACGCCGTGGTGCGCGCCGGCACCCGCGCGCGGGAGGGACGGCAGAACGCCGCCGCCGTGGGCGAGGCGATGGACGAGCTGGAGCGGCTGGTGGGCGAGAGCGCCCGGCTCTCGGGTGCCACTGCCATCGCCATGGAGCAGCAGGAGGCGACGGTGGGCAGCATTGCCGAGCGCGTGGGGGTGCTGACGCGTATCGGGCAGAGCAACGCCACCTCCGCGGAGGAGATCACGGTGACGATGATCGACCTCTCGCGGTTGGCGGACGAGACGCGGGCGGCGGTGGAGACGGTGGCGGCGGAGGGGCGTTAG
- the ubiA gene encoding 4-hydroxybenzoate octaprenyltransferase has product MGAGVASYTDIRREGLPAWLPTAWVPYALLMRLDRPIGSWLLYLPGPWAFAMAAPSWGRGLWLAFLFGLGAVVMRGAGCVVNDLWDRDLDRQVERTRGRPLASGAVSPRGALVFLAGLMLVGLAILVQLPWPAILFGAASLVPIALYPLAKRVTDWPQAVLGFVFTWAAPTGWLAATGHFAAPAFLLWGAAFFWTLAYDTIYAHQDREDDALVGIRSSALTLGARTAPFLGVTFALCILLLAAAGLSAGLHPLFLAGLLLPAAHFSWQVRRLDIHDPALCLRLFRSNRDAGLLVVLAFLLGRL; this is encoded by the coding sequence ATGGGGGCAGGCGTGGCCTCTTACACCGATATCCGCCGCGAAGGCCTCCCCGCCTGGCTGCCCACGGCCTGGGTGCCCTACGCGCTGCTCATGCGGCTGGACCGGCCGATCGGGTCCTGGCTCCTCTACCTCCCCGGCCCCTGGGCCTTCGCCATGGCCGCCCCCTCCTGGGGCCGGGGGCTGTGGCTGGCCTTCCTGTTCGGCCTGGGCGCGGTGGTGATGCGCGGCGCGGGCTGCGTGGTGAACGACCTGTGGGACCGCGACCTGGACCGGCAGGTGGAGCGCACGCGGGGGCGGCCCCTGGCCTCCGGCGCCGTCTCCCCGCGGGGAGCGCTGGTGTTCCTCGCGGGGCTGATGCTGGTCGGGCTGGCGATCCTCGTGCAGCTCCCCTGGCCCGCGATCCTTTTCGGCGCCGCCTCGCTCGTCCCGATCGCCCTCTACCCTCTGGCGAAGCGCGTCACGGACTGGCCGCAGGCAGTGCTCGGCTTCGTCTTCACCTGGGCGGCGCCGACGGGATGGCTGGCCGCGACCGGCCACTTCGCCGCGCCCGCCTTCCTCCTGTGGGGCGCCGCCTTCTTCTGGACCCTGGCCTACGACACGATCTACGCCCACCAGGACCGGGAGGACGACGCCCTGGTCGGTATTCGCTCCTCCGCCCTCACCCTCGGCGCGCGGACGGCGCCCTTCCTCGGCGTGACCTTCGCCCTCTGCATCCTCCTGCTGGCGGCAGCGGGCCTTTCGGCGGGGCTGCACCCGCTCTTCCTCGCGGGGCTGCTGCTGCCGGCCGCCCATTTCTCCTGGCAGGTGCGGCGGCTGGACATCCACGACCCCGCCCTCTGCCTGCGGCTGTTCCGGTCCAACCGGGATGCGGGGCTGCTGGTGGTGCTGGCCTTCCTGCTGGGTCGCCTGTGA
- a CDS encoding 16S rRNA (uracil(1498)-N(3))-methyltransferase encodes MSIPRLFTEHDLREGQGIPAAPGQGRYLGSVMRKAAGDEVTLFNGRDGEWRARIAGIRKDDATLVPEAMLRPQPPAAGPVLLVAALKREAMEWVVEKATELGARAIRPVLTARSVPDRVNRARLTLIAREAAEQCERLDVPELAEAQPLHAVLDLWDGTPLIVAAERRGATPLAACVTAPDPAVLVGPEGGFTGPELDALATRPFVAVASLGPRILRAETAAVSALAVVQAIRGDWAHHGDE; translated from the coding sequence TTGTCCATCCCGCGCCTGTTCACCGAGCATGACCTGCGGGAAGGGCAGGGCATTCCGGCCGCCCCCGGCCAGGGGCGCTATCTCGGATCGGTGATGCGGAAGGCCGCCGGGGATGAGGTGACCCTCTTCAACGGGCGGGACGGGGAGTGGCGCGCCCGCATCGCCGGTATCCGCAAGGACGACGCCACCCTGGTGCCGGAGGCGATGCTGCGCCCCCAGCCCCCCGCCGCCGGCCCGGTCCTGCTGGTGGCCGCCCTGAAGCGGGAGGCGATGGAGTGGGTGGTGGAGAAGGCGACCGAGCTCGGCGCCCGCGCCATTCGCCCCGTCCTCACCGCCCGCTCCGTGCCGGACCGGGTGAACCGGGCCCGTCTCACCCTCATCGCGCGGGAAGCGGCGGAGCAGTGCGAGCGGCTGGACGTGCCGGAACTGGCAGAGGCCCAGCCCCTGCACGCCGTGCTGGACCTCTGGGACGGAACGCCCCTGATCGTGGCGGCCGAGCGCCGCGGCGCCACGCCCCTGGCCGCCTGCGTGACCGCGCCGGACCCCGCGGTGCTGGTCGGGCCGGAGGGGGGCTTCACGGGACCGGAACTTGACGCTTTGGCCACTCGTCCCTTTGTTGCAGTGGCCAGCCTTGGCCCCCGAATCCTCCGGGCGGAGACGGCGGCGGTCTCGGCGCTCGCGGTGGTGCAGGCGATCCGCGGCGATTGGGCCCACCACGGGGACGAGTAG
- a CDS encoding glutamate--cysteine ligase yields the protein MSNPGEADLTPIGSARDLAGWFAAGSKPRDAWRVGTEHEKIGFRQEGFAPPAYEPQGIAALLEGLTAKGWERIEDNGKLIGLKRGEASVSLEPGGQFELSGAPVSTVLETEAELEDHLRDLREVAEPLGIGFAGLGFHPLATREAMPWMPKSRYAIMRNYMPRVGDMGLDMMLRTATVQTNLDFGDEADMVEKLRISLALQPLATALFANSPFREGEATEYRTLRGLVWTRTDPDRTGIPPVVFEDGFGFERFADWVLDVPMYFIMREGRFVDATGCTFRGFMEKGLPSDPSIRATMGDWADHVTTVFTDVRLKRFLEMRGSDMGSAAMVCALPALWVGLLYDDAAQKAAAALVRDWSVAQMHALRADVPRRALDSVINDVPLREVGQQVLAIARDGLRARGHGEERFLAPLERIVSSGETQADHWLRRNAGEWGGDVSKVFGEAAL from the coding sequence ATGTCCAATCCTGGGGAGGCCGATCTCACGCCCATCGGGTCCGCGCGCGACCTAGCCGGCTGGTTTGCCGCCGGCAGCAAGCCGCGCGACGCCTGGCGCGTGGGAACCGAGCACGAGAAGATCGGCTTCCGGCAGGAGGGCTTCGCGCCCCCCGCCTACGAGCCCCAGGGCATCGCCGCCCTGCTGGAAGGCCTGACGGCCAAGGGCTGGGAGCGGATCGAGGACAACGGCAAGCTCATCGGCCTCAAGCGCGGCGAGGCGAGCGTGAGCCTGGAGCCGGGCGGGCAGTTCGAGCTCTCCGGCGCCCCCGTCTCCACCGTGCTCGAGACGGAGGCGGAGCTGGAGGACCACCTGCGCGACCTGCGCGAGGTGGCCGAGCCGCTGGGCATCGGCTTCGCCGGGCTGGGCTTCCACCCGCTGGCGACGCGGGAGGCGATGCCGTGGATGCCGAAGTCCCGCTACGCCATCATGCGGAACTACATGCCGCGCGTGGGCGACATGGGGCTGGATATGATGCTCCGCACCGCCACCGTGCAGACGAATCTCGACTTCGGCGACGAGGCGGACATGGTGGAGAAGCTCCGCATCTCCCTCGCGCTGCAGCCGCTCGCCACTGCCCTCTTCGCCAACTCCCCCTTCCGGGAGGGCGAGGCGACGGAGTACCGCACGCTGCGCGGCCTGGTCTGGACGCGCACCGACCCGGACCGCACGGGCATCCCGCCCGTGGTGTTCGAGGACGGCTTCGGCTTCGAGCGCTTCGCGGACTGGGTGCTGGACGTGCCCATGTACTTCATCATGCGCGAGGGCCGCTTCGTGGACGCCACGGGCTGCACATTCCGGGGGTTCATGGAGAAGGGCCTTCCCTCCGACCCCTCCATCCGCGCCACCATGGGCGACTGGGCGGACCACGTGACCACCGTGTTCACCGATGTCCGCCTGAAGCGCTTCCTGGAGATGCGCGGCTCCGACATGGGCTCCGCCGCCATGGTCTGCGCGTTGCCGGCCCTCTGGGTGGGGCTGCTCTACGACGACGCTGCGCAGAAAGCGGCGGCGGCGCTGGTGCGGGACTGGTCGGTCGCCCAGATGCACGCGCTGCGGGCCGACGTGCCGCGCCGCGCGCTGGATTCCGTGATCAACGACGTGCCGCTGCGCGAGGTGGGACAGCAGGTCCTGGCCATCGCGCGTGACGGGCTGCGCGCCCGCGGCCACGGGGAGGAGCGCTTCCTGGCGCCGCTGGAGCGCATCGTCTCCTCCGGCGAGACCCAGGCCGACCACTGGCTGCGCCGCAACGCCGGGGAGTGGGGCGGGGACGTGTCCAAGGTGTTCGGGGAGGCGGCGCTGTGA